The DNA segment GTCAACGGCGTCGAGCTGCCGCTGGGCAGCTGGCTGGCCCTCGTCGGCGTCCTGTGGGCTGGCTCGGTCGTCTTCGTGGCGCTCGGCATCGGGCTCGGCGTGGCGCTGGACTCCCAGGCGGCGGGCGCGGCCATCGGCATCCTCGGGACGGCGCTGGCGGCGCTCGGCGGCCTCTGGTGGCCGGTCGAGATCCTGCCCGGCGGGCTGGTCGCGCTGGCGCACGCGATGCCCTCGTACTGGTACGCGCAGCTGGGCCGGGACGTCGTCGGGGGCAGCGCGCCCTCGGCGCAGGCGGTGCTGGTGCTGGTGGCCTTCGCCGCCGTCTTCTCCGCCGCCGCGGTGGGGGTCGCCCGGCGGCGCCCGCTGCACGCGGTCGCCGGCTGATGGAGGACCCCACCGCCCCCCACCAGTCGCAGGCTCGCGGCGGGCTCCATGCAGCGGGGCCGAAGGGCGCTAGCGTCCGGCAGGTGGACCGGTCGAGCTGGTGGGGGCAGGCGATCTGGGCGCTGCCGTGGCTGCTGTTCCAGTACTTCCCGATCAGCGACCTGGTCACCACCGACCGGCCGGCGGCGGCCCGGTGGGTGGGTGCGGTCGGGCTGCTCGCCTTCACCCTGGTCTACCTGCGGGCGATCGGGCAGCTGGGCCGGCCGCGGGCGCTGCGGGCGGACTTCGTGGTGATGGTCGGGCTCGCCGCCGCCCTCGCCGTCGGCTTCGGCGCCGACTGGTCGGGCCTGATGATCTACGTCTCCGCCGCGGCCGCCGCCGCCCTGCCGTGGCGGTGGGTGTGGCCCGCGGTGGTCGCCGCGGCCCTGCTCTGCCTGGTCGTCATCCTCGCCGACGAGGACTCCGGCCTGCTGTTCCTGCCGCCCATCTGCCTGCTCACCGCCTTCGGCATCAGCGGCACCGGCTACCTGATGACGGTCAACCGGGAGCTGCAGGAGGCCCGCGAGGAGCTCGCCCGCAGCGCGGTCGCGGAGGAGCGGATGCGCTTCGCCCGCGACCTGCACGACCTGCTGGGCCACTCGCTGTCGCTGATCGCGCTGAAGAGCGAGCTGGCCCGCCGGCTGGCCGAGGTCGACCCGCCGCGGGCGCGGCAGGAGATGGCCGACGTGGAGGAGGCCGCCCGCCGGGCGCTGGCCGAGGTGCGGGACGCGGTGAGCGGGTACCGGCAGGTCAGCTGCGCGCAGGCGCTCGCCGAGGCCCGCGCCGCGCTCACCGGGGCCGGGGTCGCCGTCCGGCTGCCCGACGTGGTGCCGGTGCTCCCCGGCGGGGTCGACGCCGCGCTGGGCTGGGTGGTGCGGGAGGCGACGACGAACGTGCTGCGGCACAGCGGCGCCGCCCGGGTGACCGTCGAGCTCACCGAGGACGGCGTCCGGGCGGTGCTCACCGTCACCGACGACGGAGCCGGCACCGGGGAGCGGCTCACCGTGCTGGGCGGCTCCGGGGCGGGGCTCGCCGGGCTGCGGGAGCGGGTGGCCGCCCTGGGCGGGGAGCTGGCGGCCGGGCCCGTGGACGGCGGCGGCTACCGGGTGCGCGCCGAGGTGCCGCTGCTGCCCGCGGCGGTGACCGCGTGACCATCCGGGTGCTCCTGGCCGAGGACCAGACGCTGGTGCGCGGGGCGCTGCGGGCGCTGCTGGACCTCGAGGACGACATCGAGGTGGTGGCCGAGGTGGGCCGGGGCGACCTGGTGCTGGCCGCCGCCCGCGAGCACCGGCCGGACGTCGCGCTGCTGGACATCGAGATGCCCGGTAAGGACGGGCTGGAGGCGGCCCGCGAGCTCGCCGCCGAGCTGCCCGGCGTCCGGGCCGTCGTGCTGACCACCTTCGGCCGGCCGGGGTTCCTCCGCCGGGCGATGGAGGTGGGCGCGGCGGGCTTCCTGGTCAAGGACTCCCCGGTGGCCGAGCTGGCCCGGGCCATCCGGGCGGTGGTGGCCGGCGAGCGGGTGATCGACCGGGACCTGGCCGCGGCGGCGCTGGCGCTGGGCGCGACGCCGCTGTCGGCGCGCGAGGCCGACGTGCTGCGGGCGGCGGCGGACGGGGCCACCGTCGCCGACATCGCCGGCCGGCTGTTCCTGTCGGAGGGGACGGTGCGGAACTACCTGTCCTCGGCGATCGGCAAGACCGGGGCGCGCACCCGGGTCGAGGCAGCACGGGTGGCCCAGGACAAGGGCTGGCTGTGACATCGCGATCCTCCGGATCGCACCGCGGCCAGGAGTCGTCCCCGACTCGCGATGAGCCGCTTCGTCGCTCGGTCGCGGGACCCTCCGGGCCCCACTCCTCACGACCGCGTCGGTCGAGTGTGTAAGCCGGCGTTGTGCGGGGCCTGGGCGGTGCCGGCGCCGTCCGGCATGAGCGCGTCGAGGTCGAGCACCCGCACGTGGATGACGTTGCGCTGCTGCAGCGCGGCCCGCAGCGCCCGGTGCACGCCGTCCTCGAGGTAGGTCTCGCCGTGCCACTGCACCGCGTGCGGGAAGAGGTCGCCGTAGAAGGTCGAGTCGTCGGCCAGCAGCGCGTCCAGGGCCAGCTCGCGCTTGGTGGTGGTGAGGGTGTCCAGCCGGATCTGCCGGGGCGGGATCATCGCCCAGTCGCGGGTGGAGAAGCCGTGGTCGGGGTACGGCCGGCCGTCCCGCACCGCCTTGAAGATCAGGGCTGGTCCTCCCGGCTCACCGGCCCCCGGCTGCCCGGGGCCCGTCGACTCGAACCACCCTAGTGTCATTCCTCGACGGCCTGCGACGGCGGGGAGCCCGGGATCGATCCCATCCGCGCGCCCCGTCCCGCGAGCCGGAGGACGGCCGGAGCCGCCGGTCGTATGCTGGCACTCGGTCCACCTGAGTGCCAGGAACGGGCTCGTCGAACCGGTACGGGAGGTGTCAGCCGTGGCGCACGACGACCGGCGCCTGCGGGTGCTGCGGGCGATCGTCCAGGACTACGTCTCCACCAACGACCCGGTGGGGAGCAAGGCGCTGGCGGCCCGCTACGACCTGGGGGTCTCTCCGGCCACGATCCGCAACGACATGGCGGTGCTGGAGGAGGAGGGGTACATCACCCAGCCGCACACCAGCGCCGGCCGGGTGCCCACCGACAAGGGCTACCGCTTCTTCGTCGACCGGCTGTCGGCGGTCAAGCCGCTGTCGGTCGCCGAGCGCAAGGCCATCGAGCGCTTCCTCGACGGCGCGGTCGACCTGCACGACGTGCTGGGCCGCAGCGTCCGGCTGCTCGCGCAGCTGACCCGCCAGGTCGCCGTCGTCCAGTACCCGACGCTGTCGCGCAGCGCCGTCCGGCACCTGGAGCTGGTGCCGCTGGCGCCGCACCGGCTGCTGATGGTGCTGATCACCGACACCGGCCGGGTCGAGCAGCGGGTCGTCGAGGTCCCGGTCGAGACCGACGCGGAGACCGTGGCCGAGCTGCGCTCGCTGCTCAACGCCGCCTTCGCCGGCGCGAAGCTCGGCGAGGCCAGCGACACCGTCGGCGACCTGGTCGACAACGCGCCGCCGCACCTGCGCGCGCTGGTCGCCGGGGTCAGCGCCACCCTGCTGGAGACCCTGGTCGAGCCCTCGGAGGACCGGCTGGTCATCGGCGGGACGGCGAACCTCGCCCGCGGCAGCGCGCTGGACTTCCCGCAGACCGTCCGGCCGTTGCTCGAGGCGTTGGAAGAACAGGTCGTGGTCCTGCGGTTGATGGCCGAGGTGGGACCGAGCACGGTGACCGTGAGCATCGGCGAGGAGAACGAGCACGAGGCGCTCACCGGTGCCTCGTTCGTCTCCGTGGGGTACGGGTCGGGGGACCAGGCCCTCGGCGGCCTCGGCGTCGTCGGCCCCACCCGGATGGACTACGCAGGCAACATCGCCGCGGTACGAGCCGTGGCGCGCTACGTCGGCCAGTTGCTGGCCGAGAGCTGAGGACGAGAACGCTCGATGGCAACCGACTACTACGGCGTGCTGGGCCTGCAGCCCGGGGCCAGTGACGCCGACATCAAGCGCGCCTACCGCAAGATGGCGCGCGACCTGCACCCCGACGTCAACCCCGACGAGGGGGCGAAAGAGCAGTTCCAGCAGGTCAGCCGTGCCTACGAGGCGCTGACCGACCCGGAGAAGCGCCGGATCATCGACCTCGGCGGCGACCCGTACGAGACCGGGCGCGGCGGTGCCGGCAGCCCGTTCGGCGCCGGCGCGGGCTTCGGCGGTCTCGGCGACATCATGGACGCCTTCTTCGGGGGTGCCGGCGGGGCCCGCGGGCCGCGCAGCCGCACCCGCGAGGGCGAGGACGCGCTCATCCGGGTCGACCTCGACCTCGATGAGACGGTCTTCGGGACGACGACCGAGATCACCGTGGACACCGCGGTGCTGTGCGACGTCTGCACCGGGGCCGGCACCGCGCCCGGCACCCACCCGACCACCTGCTCGACCTGCAACGGCCGCGGCGAGGTGCAGAGCGTGCAGCGCTCGTTCCTCGGCCAGGTCATCGCCAGCCGGCCCTGCCCGACCTGCCAGGCCACCGGCCAGGTCATCCCGAACCCCTGCCCGCAGTGCGCCGGTGACGGCCGGGTCCGGTCCCGCCGCACCATCCCGGTCAAGATCCCGGCCGGGGTCGAGGACGGCATGCGGATCCGGCTGGCCGGCTACGGCGAGGTCGGCCCCGGCGGCGGCCCGGCCGGCGACCTGTACGTCGAGGTCCACGAGCGCCCGCACGACGTCTTCACCCGCGACGGCGAGGACCTGCACTGCCGGGTCACGCTGCCGATGACCGCCGCCGCGCTGGGCACCACGCTGAAGCTGGAGACGCTCGAGGGCCACGAGGACCTCACCATCAAGCCGGGCACCCAGTCGGGCAACGTGCTCACCCTCCGTGCCCATGGCGCGCCGCGGCTGCGCGGGACCGGGCGGGGCAACCTGCTCGTCCACCTCGACGTCACGACACCGACCCGGCTCGACGACCGCCAGTCCGAGCTGCTCCGCGAGCTGGCCGCGCTGCGCGGCGAGGACCTCACCGAGGGCACCGGCGCCAACACCGGCGGGCTGTTCTCCCGGGTGCGCGACGCGTTCAACGGCCGATGAGCGAGACCCCGGCCGGCACGCTGCAGGCCGACGGTGCGCCGCTGTTCCTGCTCGACG comes from the Modestobacter italicus genome and includes:
- a CDS encoding ABC transporter permease, with the protein product MTDLLLFQLRRVGRNRQYVFFTIVLPALFTILFTQVFGAQATADGGQADYGQLYMVSMMAYGAIGAALGATIRLAFDRSTGWLRQLRVLPVPPGTALAVDVVVGALLVLPSLVVVALVGRFVNGVELPLGSWLALVGVLWAGSVVFVALGIGLGVALDSQAAGAAIGILGTALAALGGLWWPVEILPGGLVALAHAMPSYWYAQLGRDVVGGSAPSAQAVLVLVAFAAVFSAAAVGVARRRPLHAVAG
- a CDS encoding sensor histidine kinase, coding for MDRSSWWGQAIWALPWLLFQYFPISDLVTTDRPAAARWVGAVGLLAFTLVYLRAIGQLGRPRALRADFVVMVGLAAALAVGFGADWSGLMIYVSAAAAAALPWRWVWPAVVAAALLCLVVILADEDSGLLFLPPICLLTAFGISGTGYLMTVNRELQEAREELARSAVAEERMRFARDLHDLLGHSLSLIALKSELARRLAEVDPPRARQEMADVEEAARRALAEVRDAVSGYRQVSCAQALAEARAALTGAGVAVRLPDVVPVLPGGVDAALGWVVREATTNVLRHSGAARVTVELTEDGVRAVLTVTDDGAGTGERLTVLGGSGAGLAGLRERVAALGGELAAGPVDGGGYRVRAEVPLLPAAVTA
- a CDS encoding response regulator transcription factor, with translation MTIRVLLAEDQTLVRGALRALLDLEDDIEVVAEVGRGDLVLAAAREHRPDVALLDIEMPGKDGLEAARELAAELPGVRAVVLTTFGRPGFLRRAMEVGAAGFLVKDSPVAELARAIRAVVAGERVIDRDLAAAALALGATPLSAREADVLRAAADGATVADIAGRLFLSEGTVRNYLSSAIGKTGARTRVEAARVAQDKGWL
- a CDS encoding type II toxin-antitoxin system VapB family antitoxin: MTLGWFESTGPGQPGAGEPGGPALIFKAVRDGRPYPDHGFSTRDWAMIPPRQIRLDTLTTTKRELALDALLADDSTFYGDLFPHAVQWHGETYLEDGVHRALRAALQQRNVIHVRVLDLDALMPDGAGTAQAPHNAGLHTRPTRS
- the hrcA gene encoding heat-inducible transcriptional repressor HrcA, encoding MAHDDRRLRVLRAIVQDYVSTNDPVGSKALAARYDLGVSPATIRNDMAVLEEEGYITQPHTSAGRVPTDKGYRFFVDRLSAVKPLSVAERKAIERFLDGAVDLHDVLGRSVRLLAQLTRQVAVVQYPTLSRSAVRHLELVPLAPHRLLMVLITDTGRVEQRVVEVPVETDAETVAELRSLLNAAFAGAKLGEASDTVGDLVDNAPPHLRALVAGVSATLLETLVEPSEDRLVIGGTANLARGSALDFPQTVRPLLEALEEQVVVLRLMAEVGPSTVTVSIGEENEHEALTGASFVSVGYGSGDQALGGLGVVGPTRMDYAGNIAAVRAVARYVGQLLAES
- the dnaJ gene encoding molecular chaperone DnaJ; this encodes MATDYYGVLGLQPGASDADIKRAYRKMARDLHPDVNPDEGAKEQFQQVSRAYEALTDPEKRRIIDLGGDPYETGRGGAGSPFGAGAGFGGLGDIMDAFFGGAGGARGPRSRTREGEDALIRVDLDLDETVFGTTTEITVDTAVLCDVCTGAGTAPGTHPTTCSTCNGRGEVQSVQRSFLGQVIASRPCPTCQATGQVIPNPCPQCAGDGRVRSRRTIPVKIPAGVEDGMRIRLAGYGEVGPGGGPAGDLYVEVHERPHDVFTRDGEDLHCRVTLPMTAAALGTTLKLETLEGHEDLTIKPGTQSGNVLTLRAHGAPRLRGTGRGNLLVHLDVTTPTRLDDRQSELLRELAALRGEDLTEGTGANTGGLFSRVRDAFNGR